A genomic stretch from Thermodesulfovibrionales bacterium includes:
- a CDS encoding Fur family transcriptional regulator, whose protein sequence is MAARGIKDKLIETLRKNNLKLTRQRLEIIEVLAVDRSHPSAMEILAKVRKKVPKISASTVYYTLNLLKREGLIKELEFYDRENRYEGDITDHLNLVCTQCGKIEDFHGEIPFQAKHVERKTGFRIQQIRFEYYGLCRECQAKRR, encoded by the coding sequence GTGGCTGCCAGGGGAATAAAAGACAAACTCATCGAGACCCTCAGAAAAAACAATCTGAAGCTCACCAGGCAGCGGTTGGAAATTATCGAGGTCCTTGCCGTTGACAGGAGCCATCCGAGCGCTATGGAAATCCTGGCAAAGGTGAGGAAGAAGGTCCCAAAAATAAGTGCCTCTACGGTCTATTACACATTGAACCTCCTGAAAAGAGAGGGGCTGATAAAAGAGCTTGAATTTTACGATAGAGAAAACAGATATGAGGGGGACATAACCGACCATCTCAACCTCGTTTGTACGCAATGCGGGAAGATAGAGGACTTTCACGGAGAGATACCATTTCAGGCAAAGCACGTGGAGCGAAAAACAGGATTTCGGATTCAACAGATACGCTTCGAATACTATGGGTTATGCAGGGAGTGCCAGGCAAAGAGACGCTGA
- a CDS encoding rubrerythrin family protein: protein MLHKPCRAIAFAERVHASNHLNALNGSNLTIDNLDTAIDGEKFEVNEMYPSHKTVAELQDEKKAVKSMHYALEAEKIHAALYVEAKDSAKSGQDMEVGDVHICPVCGHTVVGKAPDRCPICGVQGNKFKKFENI from the coding sequence GTGCTTCACAAACCCTGTAGAGCCATAGCCTTTGCAGAGAGGGTTCATGCATCGAATCACCTTAATGCATTGAATGGAAGCAACCTCACCATCGATAACCTTGATACCGCCATTGATGGAGAAAAGTTCGAGGTCAATGAGATGTATCCGTCGCATAAAACAGTTGCAGAATTGCAGGATGAGAAAAAAGCGGTAAAGTCCATGCACTATGCCCTTGAGGCGGAGAAGATACACGCGGCGCTCTACGTAGAGGCAAAGGATTCCGCCAAGTCGGGGCAGGACATGGAGGTCGGCGATGTTCATATTTGCCCTGTCTGTGGTCATACTGTTGTCGGCAAAGCGCCGGATAGATGCCCCATATGCGGCGTCCAGGGTAATAAGTTCAAGAAATTCGAAAACATATGA
- the feoB gene encoding ferrous iron transport protein B, with amino-acid sequence MSLELGVKSLELKEKGAETRTITVAVAGNPNSGKSTLINAIAGTRLHVGNWPGVTVEKKEALFEFEGTKIKLVDLPGTYSLSPYTQEEIIARDYLVHNKPDVIINVVDSTNLERNLYLTIQMMELGIPIIMALNIYDEAEKKGYKIDTKAISKILGITVVCTVATKKVGMDELVKAGILIAGNPAAHAPKRLNYGGDIEAAVHAVENHLFKDHSSVAAAYPPRWLAFKLMEGDEHVLEETGLDESGLLGETLRHLRAAHDEDIESVMADARYAQAAGLAREVLKRPEIKKMEMTEKIDKIVLNRFLGIPIFFAAMWLVFKLAFDVSKPFSDWIDDARTGPLKRWADAMLGFIHAPGWIHSLATDGVIAGVGFVLVFVPVIAAMMFFITFLEGSGYMARAAFVMDRLMHALGLHGKSFIPMLLGFGCNVPAIYATRVLESERDKKLTAFLIPLMSCGARLPVYVAFIGAFFVKNAGTVLWSMYVLGIVMAILLGYLLKKTMFKKEAPMFIMELPPYRIPTSRDLMIHTWQKLKHFVVKAGTYIFAVSILVWFLLNIPWGIENKRDSLLGKMGQVIAPVLEPAGFGKWEAASSLVAGVIAKEIVVGTMAEIYVPKNEEKKEAPVFIDDLKKMGTSFLNASKNAVVNVVSGIGITSLSSEESQEEKEERSPLRQALQGVFSPLSAYAFMAFVLLYWPCVVVAAAMKQEFGTWRIYGQAVLIHSILAWVVAVVIYQGGKLLGMGG; translated from the coding sequence ATGAGCTTAGAGTTGGGAGTTAAGAGTTTAGAGTTAAAAGAAAAGGGTGCAGAAACAAGGACAATAACCGTTGCAGTTGCAGGCAACCCTAACTCCGGCAAATCAACCCTGATAAATGCAATTGCAGGAACGAGGCTCCATGTGGGCAACTGGCCGGGCGTGACCGTAGAAAAGAAGGAGGCCCTTTTCGAATTTGAAGGGACGAAGATCAAACTCGTCGATCTTCCCGGTACTTACAGTCTCAGCCCTTATACGCAGGAAGAGATCATTGCGCGGGACTACCTTGTCCACAATAAGCCCGATGTCATCATTAACGTTGTGGACTCGACCAATCTCGAGAGGAACCTTTATCTCACCATCCAGATGATGGAGCTCGGCATCCCGATCATAATGGCCCTGAACATCTACGACGAGGCGGAGAAAAAGGGTTACAAGATCGATACGAAGGCGATATCGAAAATACTCGGGATCACCGTAGTTTGCACCGTTGCCACGAAAAAGGTGGGTATGGATGAACTTGTCAAAGCAGGGATCCTTATCGCCGGTAACCCGGCTGCTCACGCGCCGAAACGACTTAATTACGGCGGCGACATAGAGGCAGCAGTCCATGCTGTGGAGAATCATCTTTTCAAAGACCATTCTTCCGTTGCGGCGGCATACCCGCCAAGGTGGCTCGCCTTCAAGTTGATGGAAGGAGATGAGCATGTTCTCGAAGAGACCGGTCTCGACGAAAGCGGTCTCCTTGGCGAAACTCTCCGGCACCTCCGGGCAGCCCACGACGAGGATATTGAATCGGTGATGGCAGATGCGCGGTATGCTCAGGCAGCGGGTCTTGCGAGAGAGGTTTTGAAAAGACCGGAGATTAAGAAGATGGAGATGACCGAAAAGATAGACAAGATCGTCCTCAACCGGTTTCTCGGCATCCCGATATTTTTTGCAGCGATGTGGCTCGTCTTCAAGCTCGCCTTTGATGTTTCAAAACCCTTTTCCGACTGGATTGATGACGCAAGGACCGGTCCGCTTAAGAGATGGGCCGATGCAATGTTGGGTTTCATTCATGCACCCGGCTGGATACATTCCCTCGCCACCGACGGTGTCATTGCCGGCGTTGGCTTTGTCCTCGTGTTCGTCCCCGTCATCGCCGCCATGATGTTTTTCATCACCTTCCTTGAGGGAAGCGGCTACATGGCCCGGGCAGCCTTTGTGATGGACAGGCTTATGCACGCCCTGGGACTCCACGGAAAGTCCTTTATCCCCATGCTGCTGGGGTTCGGCTGCAACGTCCCGGCTATTTACGCCACAAGGGTCCTTGAAAGTGAGAGGGACAAAAAGCTTACCGCGTTCCTAATACCTCTTATGTCCTGCGGGGCACGGCTTCCCGTATACGTGGCATTCATAGGAGCCTTTTTTGTAAAAAATGCAGGAACGGTTCTCTGGTCGATGTACGTTCTCGGCATCGTCATGGCAATCCTTCTTGGTTATCTCTTAAAGAAGACCATGTTCAAGAAAGAGGCGCCCATGTTCATTATGGAGCTTCCGCCATACAGGATCCCGACTTCGAGAGACCTCATGATCCACACATGGCAGAAGCTCAAGCATTTTGTCGTGAAGGCGGGGACCTATATCTTCGCCGTTTCCATCCTTGTATGGTTCCTCCTTAACATTCCATGGGGAATCGAAAATAAAAGAGACTCGTTGTTGGGCAAGATGGGACAGGTCATCGCCCCGGTACTCGAACCAGCAGGATTCGGGAAATGGGAGGCTGCATCATCCCTCGTGGCAGGCGTAATCGCAAAAGAGATCGTTGTGGGGACGATGGCAGAGATATACGTTCCCAAGAATGAGGAGAAAAAGGAAGCGCCTGTTTTCATCGACGACTTGAAAAAGATGGGCACGTCCTTTCTAAACGCCTCAAAGAATGCGGTGGTCAACGTAGTTTCAGGGATTGGAATCACAAGTCTATCCTCTGAGGAATCGCAAGAAGAAAAAGAAGAAAGGTCCCCTTTGAGGCAGGCGTTACAGGGTGTTTTCAGCCCGCTCAGCGCCTATGCCTTCATGGCTTTTGTCCTTCTTTACTGGCCGTGCGTGGTAGTCGCCGCAGCGATGAAACAGGAGTTCGGGACCTGGAGGATTTACGGTCAGGCCGTGCTCATCCATTCGATTCTTGCATGGGTTGTGGCGGTAGTGATCTATCAAGGCGGGAAATTGTTAGGGATGGGAGGCTGA
- a CDS encoding FeoA family protein, with the protein MNLAMLKPGQKGKITAMGAIGPLKRRLMDMGILIGEEVKVEKVAPLGDPIEVTIKNYNLSLRKKEAEGIAVEVLK; encoded by the coding sequence ATGAACTTAGCGATGTTGAAGCCGGGCCAAAAGGGGAAAATAACAGCAATGGGAGCGATTGGTCCGCTCAAAAGAAGGCTTATGGACATGGGAATACTCATAGGAGAGGAAGTAAAGGTAGAGAAAGTGGCGCCCTTGGGCGATCCCATAGAGGTGACAATAAAAAACTATAACCTTTCTCTGAGAAAGAAGGAAGCGGAAGGAATAGCAGTGGAGGTGCTGAAATGA
- a CDS encoding FeoA family protein produces MAPLGLLSRGDKAVIVEIKGQKGVCHGTSRNQLCHAEDMGLRIGKSVEMLNNEGRGPILLKIDESRIAIGRGMAMRIMVKRQ; encoded by the coding sequence ATGGCACCACTTGGGCTTCTGAGCAGAGGCGACAAGGCCGTGATTGTGGAGATAAAGGGACAAAAGGGCGTCTGTCATGGAACCAGCAGGAATCAATTATGCCATGCGGAGGATATGGGGCTTCGCATCGGGAAGAGCGTGGAAATGCTGAACAATGAGGGGCGAGGCCCTATCCTCCTGAAGATCGACGAATCGAGGATCGCCATCGGTCGCGGTATGGCAATGAGGATAATGGTGAAAAGACAATAG
- a CDS encoding transporter gives MKRIQKPEIKNKILWVVLFFMINSGEAFAAIPLITDDTGTQGKGNVQIELFGEYGHDREGRVTTKNSDISATLTYGLIDTLDLAFISIPYQAWSSDGAGSLIKGDGLGDMAIEAKWRFYDEDGLSLALKPGLTIPTGNEDKGLGAGKMTYYLNLIASKELNPWAFHINLSYVRNDNKVDERKDLWHASFAATVDVIKNLKLVGDIGLATNPDSASTNPLAYILGGLIYSLRENLDIGLGLKGGLTKPEMDISIRGGITWRF, from the coding sequence ATGAAAAGGATTCAGAAGCCGGAAATAAAGAATAAGATTCTGTGGGTTGTATTGTTTTTTATGATTAACTCAGGAGAGGCATTTGCTGCCATTCCCCTCATTACGGATGATACGGGCACGCAGGGCAAAGGGAATGTTCAGATCGAGCTCTTTGGGGAGTACGGACATGACCGTGAAGGACGGGTTACGACAAAGAACAGCGACATCTCGGCAACATTGACGTATGGGCTCATCGATACGCTGGATCTAGCATTTATCAGTATCCCCTATCAGGCCTGGAGCTCTGACGGTGCCGGATCCTTGATAAAAGGGGACGGACTGGGGGATATGGCTATAGAGGCAAAATGGCGGTTCTATGACGAGGACGGGTTGAGCCTCGCCCTGAAGCCGGGCCTCACCATCCCCACAGGCAATGAAGATAAAGGCCTCGGCGCAGGAAAGATGACCTATTACCTCAACCTGATCGCCTCTAAGGAACTGAATCCCTGGGCGTTTCACATCAACCTCTCCTATGTCAGGAACGACAATAAGGTCGACGAGAGGAAGGACCTGTGGCATGCCTCTTTTGCCGCAACGGTTGATGTAATTAAGAATCTGAAGCTCGTGGGGGATATCGGCCTCGCGACCAACCCTGACAGTGCGTCGACTAATCCGCTGGCATATATCCTCGGCGGACTGATCTATTCTCTGAGAGAGAATCTTGATATCGGTCTTGGCTTAAAGGGCGGCTTAACAAAACCCGAAATGGATATCTCCATCCGGGGCGGCATAACCTGGAGATTTTGA
- a CDS encoding transcriptional repressor — MSANNAKDIFRNCIIEKGLRNTRQREVILDAFLSANKHITVEELFNAVKKKHPEIGYATVHRNLSLFCECGLADEIKIGKQKTRYEQKVGHEHHDHLVCLKCGQFIEVHDEKIEKLQNKLAEANDFIPMRHKLEIYGMCSKCR; from the coding sequence ATGAGTGCGAACAACGCAAAAGACATTTTCAGAAACTGCATAATAGAAAAAGGATTGCGCAATACCAGGCAAAGGGAAGTGATTCTTGATGCATTCCTGTCTGCTAACAAGCATATCACGGTTGAGGAATTATTTAACGCAGTAAAAAAGAAGCATCCAGAGATTGGCTATGCAACGGTCCATAGAAATCTGAGTCTCTTCTGTGAGTGCGGCCTGGCCGACGAAATAAAGATCGGCAAACAGAAAACACGATATGAGCAGAAAGTCGGCCACGAGCACCATGACCATCTCGTCTGTCTGAAATGCGGACAATTCATCGAAGTTCACGATGAAAAAATAGAAAAGCTTCAAAACAAACTTGCAGAAGCAAACGACTTTATTCCGATGAGGCATAAGCTGGAGATATACGGCATGTGCAGTAAATGTAGATAA